A window from Seriola aureovittata isolate HTS-2021-v1 ecotype China chromosome 14, ASM2101889v1, whole genome shotgun sequence encodes these proteins:
- the bnip4 gene encoding BCL2 interacting protein 4, which yields MSLQKDISSDESLQGSWVELHFSSNGSQSTSHHGSQEQIPTSSQECDLEKMLLDAQNESGRNSSRGSSQCNSPLRAQTPLLMWRGSEGNSSQSDEDFQETRREVENLMKKNADWIWDWSSRPENNPPKEFLLKYPKRSTSLSIRNTSVMKKGGILSADFLKLFLPSLIISHILAVGLGIYIGKRLTSHNTY from the exons ATGTCGCTCCAAAAGGACATTTCGTCTGACGAGAGTTTGCAAG GTTCCTGGGTTGAGCTGCATTTCAGTAGCAATGGCTCTCAAAGTACAAGTCATCACGGTAGCCAGGAGCAAATCCCCACGTCCAGCCAGGAGTGTGACCTGGAGAAAATGCTGCTAGATGCACAGAACGAGTCGGGCAGAAACAGTTCCAGAGGAAGCTCTCAATGCAACAG CCCACTCAGAGCACAGACTCCTCTTCTTATGTGGAGAGgctcagagggaaacagctcACAG TCAGATGAAGACTTCCAAGAAACAAGACGGGAAGTGGAGAATCTGATGAAGAAAAATGCTGACTGGATCTGGGACTGGTCTAGTCGACCTGAGAACAATCCACCAAA GGAGTTCCTGCTGAAGTACCCTAAGCGCTCGACCTCTCTCAGCATCAGGAACACCAGCGTCATGAAGAAGGGAGGCATTCTCTCTGCTGACTTTCTGAAGCTTTTCCTGCCCTCATTAATCATTTCTCACATACTTGCTGTTGGGTTAGG GATATATATTGGGAAGCGGCTAACTTCCCACAACACCTACTAA